From the genome of Thermococcus sp.:
AGTAGCAACTCCACTATCTTCTCGTCCTGGGGTGCGAAGGTCGAACTAACAACCGTTGCTTCATTTCCAGAACCCAAAACGCGGACATACTTCTCCCCATCAGGGAACTTCCTGAGCTCAACTTCGAGGACTTCACCGCCAAGTTCCCTCAGCTCTTTTTCAAAGTGCTTACCCCCGCTCCCAATGACGAACATGAGCGCCACCTCCATTGACGGTTTCATGTTGAATTCCCGCCTTATAAACCAACCGTCATACTAAAAGAACGGCAATGATTCCAGCCAGGAAGATTCCATCAAAAGTTCCTGCTCCCCCGATGCTGACCATCGGAGCGCCAAGATGCTTGATTTTCCTCCAGTTCATGATGTCTGCACCAATTAAAACGCCAAGGGTTCCGCTAACGTAAGCAACCAGCGTTGGATTTCCGTCTCCAAGGAGCCATCCCAAGAGAACCGCTACTAAGGGCGGGAAGAGAGAAGGCATCGCGATTCCAAGTCCTCGGATTGGCCTCGCAACGGCGTTGCTCAAAAGAGACGCTATAAAAACAGCGAGGAGAGTATTCACGAGAAGACCGTACTCCCCGAGGTGAATCAGACGGAATAGCTCGTAGAGAACGATGCTCAACGGAACGAGCGCACCGCCAACGTTAACGGCTATAATCGTCTTCTTCTCCTCCCAGTCGAAGTAGGGAATGGGGTAGAGAATCCCGAAGAAACCGACCTCCCTAACCCTGATAACGGGCTCGTAGGTCACCTCCTCGGCTATGGGTATGTTTATGAAACTTCCAAAGAGAGCAAAGGCAAACAGCGTAATGGCCACCCCTGGCGGAAGACCGAGCCTGTTAAACGCCATGAGGACTGCACTCGAAAAGAACAGAAAGACCAACACGAAAAGGGATGCAATCAGAAGAAGAAACGGCCAGGTAAGGGGAGGAAAAAGGAAGCGCCTTGCGTTACTCATCTTTAACCACCACGTTCGCCCAAATCTGGACTCCCTTAGCCATCTCCACATCCTTGGGCTTCTCGAACTTCTCAGCGTTCCTGAGGACC
Proteins encoded in this window:
- a CDS encoding DUF1614 domain-containing protein produces the protein MSNARRFLFPPLTWPFLLLIASLFVLVFLFFSSAVLMAFNRLGLPPGVAITLFAFALFGSFINIPIAEEVTYEPVIRVREVGFFGILYPIPYFDWEEKKTIIAVNVGGALVPLSIVLYELFRLIHLGEYGLLVNTLLAVFIASLLSNAVARPIRGLGIAMPSLFPPLVAVLLGWLLGDGNPTLVAYVSGTLGVLIGADIMNWRKIKHLGAPMVSIGGAGTFDGIFLAGIIAVLLV